The following is a genomic window from Haloterrigena salifodinae.
GAATACGAACTGACCGTGGACTTCCACGGGTCGGCCGTCCCGACAGGGCTCCGCCGGCGCTGGCCCCACATTATGACGTACGAGGGCGTTCGCGGCGCCGAGTACTACAAGTGGACGACGAACACGCCCGAGCACAACGCGACGCTCCCCTTTACCCGCAACGTCGTCGGTCCGATGGACTACACGCCCGTGACATTTTCCGCCGATCGACGCGCGACATCGGCGGGTCACGAACTCGCGCTGTCGGTCGTCTACGAGTCCGGACTCCAGCATTACGCCGACGGCATCGAGACCTACGAGTCGTACCCGATCGCAGAGCGCGTCCTCGAGGCCGTTCCGGCGGCCTGGGACGAGACGAAGTTCCTCCGCGGCCGACCCGGATCGGAGGCCACGTTCGCGCGACGGAAAGGCGACGACTGGTTCGTCGGCTCGATCACCGCCGGTCCGGCGTGCTCGATCGCGGTGCCGCTCTCGTTTCTCGACGGGGAGACGACGGCCGTCGTCGCGACCGACGCCGACGAGGGTACCGGTCTCGAGGAGTACGAACGCGCGGTATCGCCGGACGAATCGCTTCGCGTGTCGACCGCGGGGAACGGCGGCTTCGTCGTTCGACTCTGAGGCCGACCGTCGGGGACCGCTCTCCTGGTCACGATGCGACTGTCGGTTTTCTCACAAAGTTTAGTAGCGTTGGATACGGTATCGTTTGTAAACGATGGTGCTTGACACGCATACTCACGCCTGGGCGCAACCGAACCGGAACCACCCCTGGGTCAACGGCCCGCTCGTCGAGACCGTCGACGAGTTTTCCGTCGACGCGGTCTACACCGCGGAGAAACTCCTCGAAGACATGGATTCCGTCGGTATCGATGAGGCGGTGGTCGTCGGCTACCCGATTTGCGAGTGGACTGACAACTGGTACACCGTCCGGTGCGTCGAGGAGCACGACGACCTCACCGGGATCGTGATGCTCGACCCATTCGCCGACGACGCGGCCGGCCGACTGCGTGAGGCGATGGCCGTCGACGGCGTGCTCGGCTTCCGGCTGGGCACGATCTGCCCGTACGACCGCATGTGGGAGATGTTCGATCCGACGGTGAGCTGGCTGCGCGACGCGATCGACGAGACCGAGTTCTGGGCGGCCGCTCGCGAGACCGACGCACTGGTCCAAATTCTGGCCCACGTGGACCAGCTCGAGCAGGTGCTCGACCTCGTTGAAACCTATCCCGAGCTCTCCTACGCGCTCGATCACTTCTGTCACGCCGGTCCCGACGTCCCGCCCGGCAAAGCGCTCGCCGCGCTCGAGCCCCTCGCCGGCGACGAGTACGACGTTGCCGTGAAAATCTCCGAGGTCGTCCACCGCTCCGAGAAGGAGTTCCCCTACCGCGATATGCACGACCACGTCCGCTGGCTGCTCGAGACCTTCGGGCGCGAGCGGGTCGTCTGGGGCTCGGACTTCCCGAACGTCAGCGATGAGGCGAGCTACGCGGAGAGTCTCGAGTGGCTCCAGCACGTCGACTGTCTCTCGAAGAACGACCGCAAGTGGCTCACCGAACGATCGATTCGGGAGTTGTACGGAATCTGAGCGCTACTGTTCGACGACGTGATTCTCGAGCGTGCCGATCCCCTCGACCTCGGCCTCGACCGTGTCGCCGGGCGAGAGCAGTTCCGGCGGCTCGCGGAAGATGCCGACGCCGCCCGGAGTACCGGTCGAGATGACGGTGCCGGGCTGGAGCGTCATTCGGTGGCTGAGGAACTCGATGGTGTCGCCAACGTCGAAGATGAACTCCGCCGTCGAGGACTCCTGTTTCACCTCGCCGTTGACCCGGAGTTCGACCTCGGCGTCGTTGGCATCGATCGCGTCGGGCGCGGTCAGAGCCGGCCCCATCGGCGCGAACGTGTCGTAGCTCTTGCCCCGGAAGAACTGGCCGTCTTCGAACTGGGCGTCGCGCGCGCTGACGTCGTTGACGACCGTGTAGCCGGCGACGTACTCCTCGGCCTCGTCGGCCGAGACGTCGCAGGCGGTTCGGCCGATGACGACGCCGAGTTCAACCTCGTAGTCGACCTGCTCGACGTCCTCGGGGTGGACGATCGGCGCGTCGGGCCCAGTGACGCTTCCGGGCGATTTCGCGAACAGCATCGGGGTGTCGGGGATCTCTTCGTCCTGCTCTTCGGCGTGGTCGTAGTAGTTCAGGCCGACGCAGATGATCTGCTCGACCGACGGGATCGGCACCAGCCGGTCCTCGTCGTCGGGGTCGTCGATTTCCGGGAGTTCCCCGGTCTCAACGGCGCGCCGGACGCGGCGACGGTAGCCGGGCGTGGCGAGGTCCTCGAGTGACGGTGCTCCGAAGCGGTCCAGCGCGTAGGTCCGGTCGTCGACGGAAACGCCCCAGCGGACGCCGCCATCGGTCGCGAATCGAACGAATTGCATCGTCTCGAAATTCCGGTCCTGGATCTTGAATCTTTCTCTCGACGGTGCGCGAACGAAACCATCCGCCCGATCGCGCGGACTCGCCGAGCGGACGCGGTCTCGTCAAACGGAAGCGGAACCGTCCGGAGATCACTCGGACCCGTCCGGAGCAACGAGAGAAATCGGATGTCGCGGTCGGCGGGCTAACAGTCCGTCCAGTTGCTCGAGACACGACGTCCCGCTGGCCACGACCGTTCGATCGGCGGCCTCGGGCATCTCGAACTGTTCTTTCAGTCGCTCGCCGACATCCACGCTCAACTCGTAGTACTCGCTCTTGTAGCCGAAGCTCCCAGCCATCCCGCAACACTCGACGTCGGAGGTGACGACATCGTACCCCAGCCGTTCGAGGACGTCCGTCGTGTACGCCTCGAGTTCGAGCGTGCGCTGCTGGCAGTGGGAGTGGTACGCGAGGGCGGAGCCGGCGCCGCCCGCGTCGTCGGCGCCGCTCAGCGACGCGGGATCGACCCCGTTCTCGAGCAGGCCGTAGACGTACTCGAACACCTCGTAGCTGCGCTCGGCGATCGTCTCGGAGCGCCGCTCGTCGAGCAGGCGCTCGTACTCGCCGCGGAACATCGCGAGGTCGCTGGGCTCGACGGCGACGACGTCGTAGCCGGCTTCGAGGTAGGGCTCGAGATTCGCGGAAACCTCGCGAGCGTGGTCTTCCGCGGTGGCGATCATCCCCTGCGAGAGCGGCGCGCGGCCCGAGGATGCGACCTCGGGGACTTCGACCGCGACGCCCAGCGCCTCGAGCGTTCGCACCGTCGCCTTCCCGCGGTCGGTCCGAATATAGTTCGTGTAGAGGTCGGGGTAGACGACGGCGTGGTAATCGGCGTCGACGGGACGGGGAACGTCCCGGTTCCGGAACCACTCCACGAACGTCTCGCGCTCGAATTCGGGCAGGTCGCGGCGGCGGTCGACGCCGAGTACTCGCTCCATAGCCAGCCGCGAGGGGAGCGTGTCCGCGACCCAGTTCGAAACGGGCGCGGTCGCGGAGCCGAGTTTGGCCAGCGTCGCAAAGTTACCGAAGAACCGTTTTTGCAGGTCCATCCCGGCCGGCTCTTCGTCAGGCGTGAGTCCCTCGACCAGAAAGTCGAGTTGACCGTCCTCAGCCCCGCGATTGCGCCGGTCGCGGACGACCGTGTTGATCCACGGGATATCGATCTTCACCGGACACTGATTGACACACCGCGAGCAGCCGGTACAGAGGTCGTTGAAGTCGTCGGCCGACTCCCGGCCGTGGACGCCGGCCTCCCAGCCGGTCGCGATGCCTCCGGAGTAGGTCTCGCCGCCGAAGGCGTGGCCGCCGACCGACTGGAAGTTCGCACACGAGTTCGAGCAGGCGCCGCAGCGGATGCAGTACAGGGTCTCCCGGAGCTGGTCGTCCTCGCGCATGTCCATCCGGCCGTTGTCCAGCAAGACGAGGTGAAAGTCTCGGTCGGCCGGGTCGTCGGCGATCGGACCGTCGTCGTCGAAGTCGACCGGCGGCGTCGCGACCGGCGGCGAGAACAGCGAGACGTAGGAGGTGATGTCCTGACCCGTCCCCGAGCGCGCGATCAATTCGACGAACGGCTGGAGGTCCTCGAACGTCGGCACGATCTTCTCGACGCCCGCCACCGCGACGTGGGTGTCGGGCACGGCGACGGTCTTGCGGGCGTTCCCCTCGCTGGTGACCAGCGCCATCGTCCCCGTGTCCGCGGTCACGAAGTTGGCGCCGGTGACGCCGATGTCCGCGTTCTCGATCCGGTCGCCGAGGTACTCCCGTGCGAACGCGGTCAACTCTTCGGCCGTCTCGAGTTCCATATCCGGGTCGAAGTACTCGTTGAACAGGGCGGCGATCTCCTCGCGCGACTGGTGGATCGCCGGCGCGACGAGATGACTGGGCGCCTCGTCGGCAACCTGCAGAACGAACTCGCCGAGGTCGGTCTCCCAGACGTCACAGCCCTCGGCGTCGAGGGCCTCGTTCAAATCGATCTCCTCGGTCGTCATCGACTTGGACTTGACGACGGTCTCGGCCGCCCGTTCACGGGCGAGTTCGCGGACGTACCGGTTCGCGTCGGCGGCGTCGTCGGCGAGGTAGACGGTCCCACCGTTTTCCTCGACCGTCTCGCGCACCCGCTCGATCAGTTCGGGGAGGCGCTCGATCGCGTCCTCCTTGATCGCCCGCGCCCGATCCTTGTACGCGTCGTACTCCTCGAGCCGGTCGACGGAGTCGTACCGGCCCTCATTGAACCCGCGGGTGTTGCGCTCGACGCTGTCGCCTTCCGCGGCCATGATCCGCCGGATCCGATCGGCCGTTCGAGAGCGGTCGGTCGCCATTATTCCGCCGCGTCCTCCACGATGACCGCGTGGGTCTCTCGCGGACCGTGCACGCCGTGGACGAGGTCGCCCATGTCGGCGGTCGCGCTCGGACCGGTCGCGAGCACGGCGTCGTCGTTGCCGTCGCGGAACCGCTCGCCCAAGCGCTCGAACGCCGCGGCCATGTCGGCGACGAGGTCCCGCTCGCGGACGACGACCACGTGTCGGTCGGGGAAGAGCCCGGCGAGTTCGGCGCCCGCCGGCGTTGACTCGAGGACGACCGTCCCGTAGTCGGCGACGCCGAGCGCGGCGGCCGTGACGCCACAGGTCGCCTCGCGGAGCTGGTCGGGTGTCGGCTCAAGGACGACGCCGGTCCCCTCGAGCGAGAGTTCCGCGAAGGGGATCGGCGCGCCGATGGCGGGCTCGTCGATAACGTCACCGAGCACGTCCTGAAACGCGGCCGGCGAGGTCCGGGTAACGCCGGTCCGGACGCTACCGAGGTTCGTCTCGAACGTCTCTAGCTGTGTCTGCATTGCGTAGTCGTGACTAACCGATGCCAGGGATTTGGATCTTGTCATTACCCACCATATCGCGTAACGAACGTACCGATCGGTCACACAGCGGCGGGTCCGCATCAGAGTCGGCGATCCCGGGTTGCAGTCACTCAGACTCGAGAATATCAGATAGATCCGTCCGGTGACACCGAAGAGACGCGATACGACAATAGGGCGGATGCTTCAATATCGGCACTCTCGGTGACGCTCGCACCGTCGGTTTCGACGGAAATACGGGGTCCCCAACTCGATCGGCGTTGTGGCGTCCTCAACTGAACCAGAGGCCGCCGGAACAGCAATATCCGGCGTGGCCGGACAAGTATTAAATATATCCTAGTTGTATGCGAGTGTATGTCGAGCAAACCACGCCAACCGGTGCAGGCCGCCGCGACGACGTTCAGGATCATCGAGACGCTGCACGAACTCAACGGAGCCGGCGTCTCCGAACTCGCGGACGAACTCGAGATGCCCAAAAGTACGGTCCACGACCACCTCCAGACGCTGAACGAGGCCGAGTATCTCGTTAAGCGGGACGGTGGCTATCACGTCGGGGCGCGGTTTCTCGAGTTAGGCGGGTTCGCTCGCAGTCAGATGAAACTGTACCAGATCGCCACCCCCGAAATCGAGAAGTTGGCAGAGGAAACCGGCGAACACGCGAACCTCATGATCGAGGAGCACGGCAAGGGGATCTTTCTCAACAAGGCGAAAGGACGGGACGCCGTGAACCTCGATACGCACATCGGCAAGCGCGTTCACCTCCACACCACCGCGTTAGGGAAGGCGATCCTCTCGAAACGCTCCGAAGCATTCGTCGACGAGATTATCGATCGCCACGGACTCCCCCGCGTGACCGAGAAGACGCTCACGGACGCCGACGAGCTCAAGAGCCAACTGGCGGAGATCCGCGAACGAGGGTATGCCATCGACGACGAGGAACGGGTCGCCGGAATGCGGTGTGTCGCAGCGCCGATCTGCGATAGCGACGAGACGCCCCTCGGAGCGATCAGCGTCTCGGGCCCGACGAACCGATTCAACGACGAGACGTTCAGAACCGAGATCCCGAAGACCGTTTTGAGCACCGCGAACGTCATCGAAGTGAATATGACCTACTCCTGATCCAGCCGCCACACCGGAATAGGGCGCTGATCGGTCGGCTTCGTGTTGGCTACCGAATGTACAGTCAGAGAGCTGTAGAACCGGGAGCGGCGACACGAGTCCGCAGTCAGTGGCTATTCAGGTCGCGCCGAAGCGCCGTGGGAACGAACGTCGGGCGCTACGAACCGTAGCGATACCAGATCCGGTACGCGACGACTCCGACGATGGTCGCGGCGAGGAGCGAAAGCCCCCACAGCCCGAGCACACCTGCCATCGGCCCGTCGAAGAGGAGCAACCCGGCGAGCAGCAGCAGGATCGAGACCCCGATCGATACCTGGACTCCCCGACTACCCGGGAGACGCACGGATCGGCGGCGGTTGGTGTTCGGTTCACTGGACGGTTCCGTCGTGGTAGTATCAGTTATATCGGACATTGCTGTGTTATCGGAACGGCCGCTCACGGTGAGTCAACCGGCGGCTCGTCGGCTATCTCGGGGCTATTCCAGTACTCGTGGGTATCGTCCGCTCGGAAGCAGCGGGCGAAGTTCTCTTCGTTGCCGTTCGCGTGAATCCGCCCCGGATGCTGGCGTTTACACACCTCTCGAGCGTTCGGACAGCGCGGGTGGAAGCTACAGCCGGAGGGGAGGTTCGTCGGATCGGGGACGTCGATTTTCCGCAGGGGGAACTCCTCGTCGTCCTCGTCCTCGTAGAGGTTCGCCGTCGCCCACTGCAACGCCTTCGTGTAGGGATGTTGCGGGTTCTCGACGATCTCCTCGACGGTGCCGATCTCGACGATCTCGCCGAGGTACATCACGGCGATCCGCCCACCGGACTTTTCGGCGATGTACCGCGCGTTCGAGAGATCGTGGGAGATGAACAGGTACGAGGTCTGGAACAGGTCCTGTAGCTCGAGCATGAGGTCCATCATCTCGACGCGCAGGGAGACGTCCAGCGCCGAGATGGCCTCGTCGGCCAGGATCAGATCGGGATTCAACAACAGCGCGCGAACGAGGACCGCGCGCTGAGTTTCCCCGCCGCTCAGCTGGTGGGGGTACCGATTCAGGTAATCGCTCGGTGGCGACATCCCGACGCGTTCGAACAGCGTGTGGATGCGCTCCTCTCGCTCCTCGCGGCTGAGTTCGGGGTACCACTTCTTCAGCGGGAGCATCAGCGAGGTGAGGATCCGCTGGTTCGGGTTGAGCGCGCTCCCCGGATCCTGGTGGATGATCTGGAGCGAGTGGCGGATCTCGTCGAATGGGATCGAGGCGTTACTAGAATCGTTTCGCGCCTCCCAGATGTCCTGGCCGCGGTAGCTGACCGTTCCGCTGGTCGGCTTCTGGGCGCCGATCGCCGTCTTTCCGAGCGTCGATTTCCCGCAGCCGCTCTCGCCGATCAGCGTGAGCGTCTCCTCTTCGCCGAGCTCGAGGGAGACGTCGTTGACCGCGCGGACCGTCTCCGAGTCGCCGAAGAGATCGAGCACGCCACCGTCGTCGGTGAACTCGACGGAGACGCCGTCCATCGAGAGCATCGGGTCGGACACCATCAGTTCTCACCCCCGTCGGTCGCGGCGCTTTGACCGCTCGCCGGGCGGGTCTCGGGCGCGGCGCTGATCGTCACGGCGTCGTCGGCCTCGTCGTAGTAGAAACACGCGGACTCGTGGGAGTTACTTACCGTCATCATCGGCGGGTCGTCGGATCGACATCGTTCGTCGGCCATCGGACACCGGGGGTGGTACGAACAGCCCGGAATGTGGTCGACCGGATCCGGCTTGCTCCCCTCGATGATGTTCATCTCCTCGACCGGCACGTTCAGATCCGGCGTCGTGTCGAGAAGCGCGCGCGTGTACGGGTGCGACGCGTTGTAGAGCAGATCGTCCGTCGTCCCGATCTCGACGATGTTGAACGCGTACATCACGGCGATGCGGTCGGCGAGCTTGGTCAACAGCGGGAGATCGTGCGTGATGAACACGAGCGTCAGATCGTACTCCTCCTGGAGGTCGCGCAGGAGCGTGACGATCGAGCGCTGCATCAACAGGTCCAGCGCGGCCGTCGGCTCGTCGAGAACGAGGACGTCCGGCTCGAGGACCAGCGAGAGCGCGATGAGCGCGCGCTGTTTCATCCCGCCGGAGAGTTCGTGGGCGTACGAGTCGAGGATCCGGTCCGGATCGAGGTAGACGCTCTCTAAGAGTTCACGCGCGCGATCCATGCCGGCGGGAATGTCCCGGTTGTGGTCCTGCAGGGTCTCCCTGAAGTGCGTCCGAATCGTCGTGACGGGGTTGAACGAACTCATCGCCCCCTGGAACACCATGGCGATCTCCTCCCAGCGGAACCGGTTCAGTTCGGATTCGGAGAGGTCCAGCACGGAGACCGGTTCGCCGTCGTCCGGATGGTAGGTGACCTCGCCAGTCGAGACGCCGGGTTCGACGACGGCGTTGAGAAACGACGAGGCGAGCATGGACTTTCCGCTCCCGCTTTCGCCGATGATGCCGAGCGTCTCGTTGCGAGCGACGTCGAGATCGGCGTCGCGGACGACGCGCGACTGCCCGCGATTCATCTCGAACGTGACGTTGAGGTCGCGGACCTCCACGATCGTGTCTGAGTTACTCATGCGTTGTCTTGTCAGTGTGAATTGCGGACAGTGATATAGTACTACCGTTATATCTATTCGTTGTTAGTTTCATGGTTCGGGACCTCCGTCGTCATCGATCGTCGACGAGTGTCGCGCCCTGAGTCGGACGTTGAACACGCTGTCCATCCCCTGGGAGAACAGCACGAGTCCGAACGACATCAGGAAGATCGTCAGTAACGGGAACGCGAGGAAGTGGTACATGCTCGGCTTACTCAGCGCGTTCCCTTCGTACGCGATGTTCATCATGACGCCCCAGTTGAACGTCGTGAACGGGAGGATCCCGAGGAAGTACAGCCCGACGGACTCGAAGATGATGCGTCGGGACGCCAGCGCCGCGTTCACCGTGATGTAGGGCATCAGCTGAGCGAGCACGTCTCGACGGAGGATCGTCCCCGTCGAAATCCCCATGATCTGCGAGGCCTCCACGTACGACTCCTCCCTGATGCTGAGCACCTGGGATCGCACAGTCCTTGCCAATCCGGGCCAGTTGTCGAGTCCGAGCAGGACGCCGATGACGTACGGGTCCTTTGGCTGGAAGATCGCGATCAGGACGATGACCAGCGGGAGCCCGGGGATCGTGATGATGATGTCGGTGATCGACATCAGAATCGTGTCGATCTTCGACCCCCGGAGGAACCCCGAGAGGACGCCGACCAGCGCCGCGAACCCGATGCTCACGACCGCGCCGGCGAACACCATCCGGAACATGTCCGGCGTCGCGTGAATGAGTTGCGCCCCGATCGGCTGGCCGAAGGTGTCCGTCCCGAGAATGTAGTTGGGGTTCTGGAACGGCGGTACGAGAACGGGCGCGACGTTACTCGTCGGTCTGTCGACGAGCCAGACGCCGACGGTCCCCATCAGGACGAACATCGCGATGATTGCCGTCCCAACGATGGCTCGCCAATCGGTCATCGCCACCCGGGCGGGCGCGACGACGTACAGGTCGAACTGTCGCTTGAGCCGCTGGGACCGCGGCGTCGGTTCACGGTCGATGTCCGCGTCGAAGAGCGTCTCGAGGTCGTCGTCGGGTCGTTCGTTACTCATTGTTTCCTCCGGACGAGATTCGGGGGTCGATGAAGCCGTACGTCAGATCCGCGATCAGGATCGCGACGATCGTCACGAGCGTGAAGACGATGAGCGATCCCATGAGGACGGGGTAGTTTCGCACTTGGATGGCGTCGTACACCAGCAGTCCCACGCCCGGGTAGGAGAAGATCTCCTCAACGATGACGGAGCTGCTGAGCACGCCGGCGATGCCGATCATGAACTGCGTGTACATCGGCAGGATGGCGTTTCGGCCCACGTACTGGGTCGCGATACGGGAGTTGCGCAGCCCGCGCAGTTCCGCGACGCGGAGGTAGTCCTCCCCGAGGACGCGGACGGAGTTCCCTCGCATCGTCAGCGCCGTGCCGAGTCCGAGCACGCTCATCGACAGTATCGGGAGCGCGGCGTAGAGCGCGATGCTCTGCATGAACGCCAGGTTGAATCCCGGTTCGATACCGAGGCCGTACCGGCCGCCCGTCGGGAAGAAATTGTTCCGAATGCTAAAGAAGAAGATGAACAGGATCCCCGCGACGTAGTACGGCGTGGAGTTGAGTCCGATAACGACGACGGACGACACCGAGTCGAATCGGGACTTCTCCTTGAAGGCCATCACTGCGCCGAGCACGATGCTCACGGAGTAGCCGATGACCATCGCGTAGACGCTGATGAGCATCGACCACGGGAGTCGCTCGGCGAGGAGCGACGTCACGGTGTCCTCCGAGTAGAGCGACTCGCCGAGATCGAACTCGAGGAAGACGCTGCTCATGTACTGGTAGTACTGCACGTAAATCGGCGCATCGCTCTCGAGATTCGTGTAGTTCTCGACTAGCTGTTCGATTTGCTCCGGATTGATCGTATTCGACGATCCCATCTGCTGGGAGAGGATCTGATTCCGAAGCGCCTGCTCAGGGCCGCCCGGCATCATCTGGTACAGAACGAACGTTAGCGTCACTGTCGCGAAAAACGTCAGTAGCGCCTGTCCAATGCGCTTCGCGAGGTAATTCCCTTGCATGTCCTATAGTCCTATATCCTATTATTACGGGTATTGTGATCGAGACGGTCTAATTCGTCGAAATGCGTCCTCGTAGTAGCGCGAACGGTCCCGGGTTCGGACGGTCCATCCGGAACTCGTCCTCGCTCGGGAAGTCGAAGTTCTCGACGTCGCCGGCGAAGCCGCGGTTCTCCTGTAAGTGGATAATCGCGGGCAGGTCGAAGTTAACCCACTGGACGAGCGTTCGCGTCAGTTCCTTCGTTTCTTCCTCGGACGATGCGCCCTCGAGGTCGACCATGAGCTGGGCCGGGTTGATCTCGACGCCGTTGCTCCCGACTTCCGTCGCGCCGACTTCCTCGGGGATCTCGAGCGAGAACGGCACGCCGGTCGGTCCCGTATCGCTATCGCTGGTGACGTCGCCGGCGAGGAGACCGTAGAAGTCGTTCGAGAAGTACGCCATGGGGTGCCAGTACGGCAGCGCGACGTGCCACATCCAGGCGATGTCGAACTCCCACTCCTGAACCCGCGAGTAGTAGTCCTGACCGACGGCCTCCATCTCCGCGTTCAGCCCGAACGCGTTGAGGTGATCGGTGAAGACTTTCGTCGGCTGGGACTGCGAAACGTCGGATTGCGTGATGACAGTGAAGTCGGTCGCGTTACCGTCAGGACTGATCCATTCGCCGTTTTCCCGCGAGTAGCCGGCGTCCTCCATGTAGGCGATCGCCGTCTCCTCGTCGGCCTCGACGGGGTACTCGATGAGCTGGTCGACGAAGTCCTCGCCGAGGTACTGGTCTTCGATGGTCTCCCTGATCCCCGTCTGGACCTGCGTCGGGCTCGCGAGCATTCCCGTCTGCGTCGCAGCGTCGATGATCGAGGGAATGTCGATCGCGGAGATGATCGCTCGGCGAACCGATCGGTTCGCGAGGTGCTCGTTACTCCAGTTCAACATGTACTTCTGGCAGTTGTAGTGACTCAGTTCGTAGATGTTCTCGATGTTGTCGGGATACTCCGAACGCTGACTCTCGGTGATGTACTGAGTCATGTCGAGCTCGTCGCTCTTCTCGAGTTGCTCGACCTGCGTCCCCGATTCGATGTTCGGAAGGACCCGAATCTGCTCGATATCCGTCTCGTCCGCCCACGGGTGGTCCTCCCACTTGGTCGCCAGCGTCTCCGAGGAATTGAAGTCCTCGATCTTGAAGAGCGAACTGCCGTATCCTTCGTCGACGAACTCCTCGGTATCGATCGTCAGCTGGAGGAGGTCCTCGGTAACCGACTGACGGCCGCTTTCTCCGCCTGCGTCCTCGTAGCGCTCGTAGTACTCTCGGAAGACCGATTTCGGGGCGCTCGTCCCGAGGCCCGCGTTCGATTTGGCGATAACCGGCGAAACCTCGTCCTTGTAAATTCGTTTGACGGTGTAGTCGTCGACCAATTCATGGCCTTCGAAGGGCGAGGCCTCCGGATCCTGGTAGCGCCAGAGCTCCGCCTCGATGAAGTAGTCTTCGGCGGTGATGTCGTTGCCGTTCCAGAAGTTCCACTGATCCGAGAACTCGATCGTGACCTCGCGGCCGTCGACGCTAATATCCTCGAAGAAATCCGTGGACACCGACCCGTCGGAATGCGTCGCGAGCGTTTCCTGTGTCCAGTAGATGCTGTAGGTCTGTCCGTAGTCCGAGGCGTTCCAGGGGTTGAAGTGGACCTCCGTCGGCGGGCGACCGCCTTCGAACGCCGTGACGAACTCCGCACTGTTATCGCCGCCACCGACACACCCAGCTAGCGTCGCTGCAAGCGTTCCGGCGCTTGCCCCGACAAAGTGACGTCTACTCAAATGACTGTGGTCCTTGATCATCTTTCCCACGGAGTATCCGTTACGAGCTATACTTATGTAACTTTTGGTAAGATATCATAGATATCATCGTACATAGTATGGGACTATTCAGCAGAGGATCGTCTCGTTTACTAGTGGTGAAGGGGGGAGCAGGAAGACTGTTCGCAGGGAGTACAGTCTTTCCTGTGTACGGGCGCGGCGTTATTTAGTTGGTCGAGATGTGGCCGTTCAGAAGCGCGTTCGGGCCCGGGTTGGAGCAATCCATGCGGAAGTCGTCCTCGCTCGGGAAGGTAAAGTTCTCCACGTCGCCGGCGAAGCCGCGGTTATCCTGGAGGTGAACGATCACGGGCAGATCGTAGTTGACCCACTGGGCGAGCGTTTGCGTGATCTCGATCGTTTCCTCCTCG
Proteins encoded in this region:
- a CDS encoding ABC transporter permease, with the protein product MSNERPDDDLETLFDADIDREPTPRSQRLKRQFDLYVVAPARVAMTDWRAIVGTAIIAMFVLMGTVGVWLVDRPTSNVAPVLVPPFQNPNYILGTDTFGQPIGAQLIHATPDMFRMVFAGAVVSIGFAALVGVLSGFLRGSKIDTILMSITDIIITIPGLPLVIVLIAIFQPKDPYVIGVLLGLDNWPGLARTVRSQVLSIREESYVEASQIMGISTGTILRRDVLAQLMPYITVNAALASRRIIFESVGLYFLGILPFTTFNWGVMMNIAYEGNALSKPSMYHFLAFPLLTIFLMSFGLVLFSQGMDSVFNVRLRARHSSTIDDDGGPEP
- a CDS encoding ABC transporter permease is translated as MQGNYLAKRIGQALLTFFATVTLTFVLYQMMPGGPEQALRNQILSQQMGSSNTINPEQIEQLVENYTNLESDAPIYVQYYQYMSSVFLEFDLGESLYSEDTVTSLLAERLPWSMLISVYAMVIGYSVSIVLGAVMAFKEKSRFDSVSSVVVIGLNSTPYYVAGILFIFFFSIRNNFFPTGGRYGLGIEPGFNLAFMQSIALYAALPILSMSVLGLGTALTMRGNSVRVLGEDYLRVAELRGLRNSRIATQYVGRNAILPMYTQFMIGIAGVLSSSVIVEEIFSYPGVGLLVYDAIQVRNYPVLMGSLIVFTLVTIVAILIADLTYGFIDPRISSGGNNE
- a CDS encoding ABC transporter substrate-binding protein; amino-acid sequence: MSRRHFVGASAGTLAATLAGCVGGGDNSAEFVTAFEGGRPPTEVHFNPWNASDYGQTYSIYWTQETLATHSDGSVSTDFFEDISVDGREVTIEFSDQWNFWNGNDITAEDYFIEAELWRYQDPEASPFEGHELVDDYTVKRIYKDEVSPVIAKSNAGLGTSAPKSVFREYYERYEDAGGESGRQSVTEDLLQLTIDTEEFVDEGYGSSLFKIEDFNSSETLATKWEDHPWADETDIEQIRVLPNIESGTQVEQLEKSDELDMTQYITESQRSEYPDNIENIYELSHYNCQKYMLNWSNEHLANRSVRRAIISAIDIPSIIDAATQTGMLASPTQVQTGIRETIEDQYLGEDFVDQLIEYPVEADEETAIAYMEDAGYSRENGEWISPDGNATDFTVITQSDVSQSQPTKVFTDHLNAFGLNAEMEAVGQDYYSRVQEWEFDIAWMWHVALPYWHPMAYFSNDFYGLLAGDVTSDSDTGPTGVPFSLEIPEEVGATEVGSNGVEINPAQLMVDLEGASSEEETKELTRTLVQWVNFDLPAIIHLQENRGFAGDVENFDFPSEDEFRMDRPNPGPFALLRGRISTN
- a CDS encoding ABC transporter ATP-binding protein, whose translation is MSNSDTIVEVRDLNVTFEMNRGQSRVVRDADLDVARNETLGIIGESGSGKSMLASSFLNAVVEPGVSTGEVTYHPDDGEPVSVLDLSESELNRFRWEEIAMVFQGAMSSFNPVTTIRTHFRETLQDHNRDIPAGMDRARELLESVYLDPDRILDSYAHELSGGMKQRALIALSLVLEPDVLVLDEPTAALDLLMQRSIVTLLRDLQEEYDLTLVFITHDLPLLTKLADRIAVMYAFNIVEIGTTDDLLYNASHPYTRALLDTTPDLNVPVEEMNIIEGSKPDPVDHIPGCSYHPRCPMADERCRSDDPPMMTVSNSHESACFYYDEADDAVTISAAPETRPASGQSAATDGGEN